A window of Polaribacter litorisediminis contains these coding sequences:
- a CDS encoding DNA-3-methyladenine glycosylase I translates to MQHRCFWVTESKLYQEYHDYEWGTPVYDDAILFEFLLLETFQAGVSWITVLNKRENFRKAFDDFDYKKIAKYPESKFNQLMQNKGIIRNKLKIRSAITNAQLFMDIQKEFGSFSTFIWSYVNHQPIINQFKTRLEVPATTEISNQLSKDLKKRGFKFTGATVMYAYMQAVGMVNDHTTDCFKYPN, encoded by the coding sequence ATGCAACACCGATGTTTTTGGGTTACAGAAAGTAAATTATATCAAGAATATCATGATTATGAATGGGGAACTCCAGTTTATGATGATGCTATTTTGTTTGAGTTTCTACTTTTAGAAACTTTTCAGGCGGGTGTAAGTTGGATTACTGTTTTGAATAAAAGAGAAAATTTTAGAAAGGCATTTGATGATTTCGATTATAAAAAGATTGCAAAATATCCCGAAAGTAAATTCAATCAATTGATGCAAAATAAGGGGATTATCAGAAATAAATTAAAAATTAGAAGCGCCATTACCAACGCACAGTTATTTATGGATATCCAAAAAGAGTTTGGTTCTTTTTCTACATTTATTTGGAGTTATGTAAATCATCAACCCATCATAAATCAATTTAAAACCAGATTAGAAGTCCCTGCAACTACTGAAATTTCTAATCAACTGTCTAAAGATTTAAAAAAAAGAGGATTTAAGTTTACGGGGGCTACCGTTATGTATGCTTATATGCAAGCTGTGGGCATGGTAAATGATCATACAACAGACTGTTTTAAATATCCAAATTAA
- a CDS encoding M24 family metallopeptidase: protein MKYIIVAVFFLSISFSCSQKEPEKNTYSILSEVDRASLKDELLEDRFVNLLPKLMDQSGLDMWLLISREYNEDPVLKTMLPATWLNARRRTIIVFYRNKEKNTLERLAVARYDIGKSIQSAWDKEKEPNQWKALVDIIKERNPNKIGVNFSKYFALADGLVKTDYDELKENLPDEMSSKLVSAEKLAIAWIETRTEKELAVFRDLVKITHDIIDETFSENTIVPGETTTEDLVWYLRQKVTDLGLATWFHPTIDVQRNNEALKSHIESFSKAKDEKIIQKGDLLHCDFGITYIGLNTDCQQHAYVLNIDEKEVPDFLTDAFKKGNRIQDILTSNMKFGKTGNDILAQALSQGKKEGLRPSIYTHPLGKYGHSAGTTIGMWDSQEGVPFNGDYPLQKNTAYAIELNTTVFIKEWDKDIRIMLEEAGFFGDDTFDYVNERQTAIKPIKIE from the coding sequence ATGAAGTATATCATAGTAGCAGTATTTTTTTTGAGCATTTCCTTTTCATGTTCCCAAAAAGAGCCAGAAAAAAACACATATTCAATTTTAAGCGAGGTAGATAGGGCTTCTTTAAAAGATGAACTTTTAGAAGATAGATTTGTAAATTTACTCCCAAAATTAATGGATCAATCGGGTCTTGATATGTGGTTATTAATTTCAAGAGAATACAATGAAGATCCTGTTTTAAAAACCATGTTGCCGGCAACTTGGTTAAATGCTAGAAGAAGAACCATCATTGTTTTTTATAGAAATAAAGAAAAAAACACGCTAGAAAGACTAGCTGTTGCCCGATATGATATTGGTAAAAGCATACAATCTGCTTGGGATAAAGAAAAAGAACCCAATCAATGGAAAGCGTTGGTGGACATTATCAAAGAAAGAAATCCAAATAAAATAGGTGTTAATTTTTCTAAATATTTTGCATTGGCAGACGGTTTGGTGAAAACGGATTATGATGAATTGAAAGAAAATTTACCGGATGAAATGAGTTCTAAATTAGTTTCTGCAGAAAAATTAGCGATTGCTTGGATAGAAACTAGAACTGAAAAAGAATTGGCTGTATTTAGAGATTTAGTAAAAATTACCCATGATATTATTGATGAAACTTTTTCTGAGAACACAATTGTTCCCGGAGAAACTACTACAGAAGATTTAGTTTGGTATCTGCGTCAAAAAGTAACCGATTTAGGTTTAGCAACATGGTTTCATCCTACCATAGATGTACAAAGAAATAATGAAGCGTTAAAATCTCATATTGAGTCTTTTTCAAAAGCGAAAGATGAAAAGATAATTCAAAAAGGAGATTTGTTACATTGCGATTTTGGTATCACCTACATTGGTTTAAATACAGATTGCCAGCAGCATGCGTATGTTTTAAATATAGATGAAAAAGAGGTCCCTGATTTCCTGACGGATGCTTTTAAAAAAGGAAATAGGATTCAAGATATTTTAACGAGCAATATGAAATTTGGTAAAACGGGGAATGACATTTTAGCACAAGCTTTATCCCAAGGAAAAAAAGAAGGATTGAGGCCTTCAATTTATACCCATCCCCTAGGAAAATATGGACATAGTGCTGGTACAACCATTGGTATGTGGGATTCTCAGGAAGGAGTGCCGTTTAATGGTGATTATCCGCTTCAAAAAAATACGGCGTATGCCATTGAATTAAATACCACAGTTTTTATTAAAGAATGGGATAAGGATATTAGAATTATGTTGGAAGAGGCAGGTTTTTTTGGAGATGATACATTTGACTATGTAAATGAAAGGCAAACTGCTATTAAACCTATAAAAATAGAGTAA
- a CDS encoding DUF6146 family protein: MKYLKQILVLFIFGIFFWACGSLPNNKASEIKEEPVVIANDSLEYEITIIDIGFNYYLNAIAQPKGFYSQDYLETRNRVWVTTWNMRAQNPGQFDPNIYENIIDYQPNINYGYDVNYKLFNYFLFAQRKYKMNLGGGFRTDRIN; this comes from the coding sequence ATGAAATATTTAAAACAAATACTCGTACTTTTTATTTTTGGAATCTTTTTTTGGGCATGTGGCTCATTACCAAACAATAAAGCATCTGAAATTAAGGAAGAACCTGTTGTAATTGCGAATGACAGTTTAGAATATGAAATTACAATTATTGATATTGGTTTTAATTATTACCTGAATGCAATTGCGCAACCTAAAGGTTTTTACTCACAAGATTATCTTGAAACTAGAAATAGAGTTTGGGTAACTACTTGGAATATGAGAGCTCAAAATCCTGGGCAATTTGACCCCAATATTTATGAAAATATCATTGATTATCAGCCGAACATAAATTATGGCTATGATGTAAACTACAAACTATTCAATTACTTTTTGTTTGCTCAAAGAAAATATAAAATGAATTTAGGTGGGGGCTTTCGAACAGATCGGATTAATTGA